One region of Litorilinea aerophila genomic DNA includes:
- the polA gene encoding DNA polymerase I: MATLLLIDGHSQAYRAFFGLKTPLSTRQGEPTTAVYGFARKLISILKEYRPDYVAAAFDSGETWRHAEFQDYKATRDQMPDEMRVQMGRIEELLRAFNIPVITYPNFEADDILGTLARQAAAQGLDVLILTGDRDMFQLIDERIRILYTRGGPNPETVIVGLEEFRERYGLEPHQLVDVKALTGDSSDNIPGVPGIGEKTAIKLLSQYGDIDNLYAHIDEVSGPKTRQNLLEYREQVERNKRLVTIHTDLDLSFDLETCRLQDYDRQAVIELFNELEFRSLLRELPNLEETPQNGTNGQGQLALFTPETPAGEDVGPSPYLCVQDDQSLAQLLEALAQAGRLSFDVETTSTDAMQARLVGLGLAWAPGQAAYIPVGHQEGPQLAWEMVKERLEPYLGNGELPKIAHNGKYDLIVCRRHGLDVAGDIHDTMTMAWLLDPASRSLGLKNQAAHELGWQMTELSELIGSGRGRRRGSSGQELTMDQVPIHQAAAYCGADVDATIQIFDRLEPRLREAGMWSLYTEIELPLLPVLADMEMAGVLLDVEFLAQMSQDLSKRLAELEAELFQIVGHEFNLRSTQQLSQVLFEELGFPTKGLRRTSSGFISTAVGTLEQLALAEGLTDQQRRVLEIIFEHRQLEKLRSTYVDALPALVNPETGRVHTSFNQTGAVTGRMSSSNPNLQNIPIRTEIGREIRRAFIAPPGWLLLSADYSQVELRILAHITQEPALIEAFQADQDIHAATASRLFGVPIDQVTREQRGLAKTINFATIYGVSAFGLSSRTEMSPQQAQEFLDQYFATYPRVSQYIAETIEKANSQGYVETLLGRKRFFPELQNRRLPHNQRQAVERAAINAPIQGTAADIMKIAMIRLHRRLQEERYQARMLLQVHDELVLELPEAERKPVADLVREVMETAYPLSVPLKVDVEVGPDWYNLEPVA, encoded by the coding sequence ATGGCAACCTTACTACTGATCGACGGCCATTCCCAGGCCTATCGGGCCTTCTTCGGGCTGAAGACGCCCCTCTCCACGCGGCAGGGGGAACCGACCACCGCGGTCTACGGCTTCGCCCGCAAGCTGATCAGCATCCTGAAGGAATACCGGCCGGACTATGTGGCCGCCGCGTTCGACAGCGGCGAGACCTGGCGACACGCGGAATTTCAGGACTACAAGGCCACCCGGGATCAGATGCCCGACGAGATGCGCGTCCAGATGGGCCGCATCGAAGAACTCCTGCGCGCCTTCAACATCCCCGTCATCACCTACCCCAACTTCGAAGCCGATGACATCCTGGGCACCCTGGCCCGCCAGGCGGCCGCCCAGGGGCTGGATGTCCTCATCCTCACCGGCGACCGGGACATGTTCCAGCTCATCGACGAGCGGATCCGCATCCTCTACACCCGGGGCGGCCCCAACCCGGAGACGGTCATCGTGGGCCTGGAGGAATTCCGGGAGCGATACGGGCTGGAACCCCACCAGCTGGTGGATGTCAAGGCCCTCACCGGCGACAGCTCGGACAACATCCCCGGCGTGCCTGGCATCGGTGAAAAGACGGCCATCAAGCTGCTCAGCCAGTACGGCGACATCGACAACCTCTACGCCCACATCGACGAAGTCAGCGGCCCCAAAACCCGGCAGAACCTCCTGGAGTACCGGGAACAGGTGGAACGCAACAAGCGCCTGGTCACCATCCACACCGATCTGGACCTCTCCTTCGATCTGGAAACGTGCCGCCTGCAGGATTACGACCGCCAGGCGGTCATCGAGCTCTTTAACGAGCTGGAATTTCGCAGCCTCCTCCGGGAGCTGCCCAACCTGGAGGAGACGCCGCAAAACGGCACCAACGGCCAGGGGCAACTGGCCCTCTTCACCCCAGAGACACCGGCCGGTGAGGACGTCGGCCCTTCCCCCTACCTCTGCGTCCAGGACGACCAAAGCCTGGCGCAACTCCTGGAGGCCCTGGCCCAGGCCGGCCGCCTGAGCTTCGACGTGGAGACCACCAGCACCGATGCCATGCAGGCGCGGCTGGTGGGCCTGGGCCTGGCCTGGGCTCCCGGTCAGGCCGCCTACATCCCGGTGGGCCACCAGGAAGGGCCGCAGCTCGCCTGGGAGATGGTCAAAGAACGGCTGGAACCGTACCTGGGCAACGGAGAACTGCCTAAAATCGCCCACAACGGCAAGTACGACCTCATTGTCTGCCGCCGCCATGGCCTGGACGTGGCCGGCGACATCCACGACACCATGACCATGGCCTGGCTGCTGGACCCGGCCAGCCGCAGCCTGGGGCTCAAAAACCAGGCCGCCCATGAGCTGGGCTGGCAGATGACCGAGCTGAGCGAGCTCATCGGCAGCGGCCGCGGCCGCCGACGGGGATCCTCTGGGCAAGAGCTCACCATGGACCAGGTGCCCATCCACCAGGCCGCGGCCTACTGTGGCGCAGATGTGGACGCCACCATCCAGATCTTCGACCGGCTGGAACCCCGCCTGCGGGAAGCAGGCATGTGGTCCCTCTACACCGAAATTGAGCTTCCCCTGCTGCCGGTGCTGGCCGACATGGAGATGGCCGGCGTCCTGCTGGATGTGGAGTTCCTGGCCCAGATGTCCCAAGACTTGAGCAAGCGCCTGGCCGAGCTGGAGGCGGAGCTCTTCCAGATCGTGGGCCACGAGTTCAACCTGCGCAGCACCCAGCAGCTCAGCCAGGTGTTGTTTGAGGAGCTGGGCTTCCCCACCAAAGGGCTGCGCCGCACCAGCAGCGGCTTCATCAGCACCGCGGTGGGCACCCTGGAGCAGCTAGCCCTCGCGGAGGGGCTCACCGACCAACAGCGACGGGTCCTGGAGATCATTTTCGAACATCGGCAGCTGGAAAAGCTGCGCAGCACCTACGTGGACGCGCTCCCCGCGCTGGTAAACCCCGAGACGGGACGGGTCCACACCAGCTTTAACCAGACGGGCGCGGTCACCGGGCGCATGAGCTCCAGCAACCCCAATCTCCAGAACATTCCCATCCGCACCGAGATCGGCCGGGAGATCCGGCGGGCCTTCATCGCGCCGCCGGGCTGGCTGCTCCTCTCGGCCGACTACAGCCAGGTGGAGCTGCGCATCCTGGCCCACATCACCCAGGAGCCGGCCCTCATCGAAGCCTTCCAGGCGGACCAGGACATCCACGCCGCCACCGCCTCCCGGCTCTTCGGCGTGCCCATCGACCAGGTCACCCGGGAGCAGCGGGGCCTGGCCAAGACCATCAACTTCGCCACCATCTACGGGGTGAGCGCCTTTGGCCTGAGCAGCCGCACGGAGATGAGCCCGCAACAGGCCCAGGAATTTTTGGACCAGTACTTCGCCACCTATCCCCGGGTGAGCCAGTACATCGCCGAAACCATCGAGAAGGCCAACAGCCAGGGCTATGTGGAGACGCTGCTGGGCCGCAAGCGCTTTTTCCCCGAGCTGCAGAACCGACGCCTGCCCCACAACCAGCGCCAGGCCGTGGAACGGGCCGCCATCAACGCGCCCATCCAGGGCACCGCTGCCGACATCATGAAGATCGCCATGATCCGCCTCCACCGACGCCTCCAGGAGGAGCGCTACCAGGCCCGTATGTTGCTTCAGGTCCACGATGAGTTGGTGTTGGAGCTGCCCGAGGCGGAACGAAAACCGGTGGCCGACCTGGTGCGGGAGGTGATGGAGACGGCCTACCCCCTCTCCGTGCCCCTGAAGGTGGATGTGGAGGTGGGCCCCGACTGGTACAACCTGGAGCCGGTGGCCTAG
- a CDS encoding glycosyltransferase, with translation MHTLLVVLLQIAYALSVIGLALYGFHALWLSWHYRRYQEKPPCRRPTPDQDWPTVTVQLPIYNEYHVVERLIDACARLDYPSDKLEIQVLDDSDDQTTALAQRCAARWRRAGRQVTVIRRASRQGYKAGALAHALPLARGEFIAIFDADFMPPANFLQRTVPYFLDEANARLGFVQARWGHLNADYSLLTRCQALALDGHFVVEQAGRQAAGYPFGFNGSAGIWRRACIEDEAVGQWQSDTLCEDLDLSYRAQLAGWQALYLNSVEAPAEIPPQLSAFKRQQFRWAKGSVQALRKLARPVWRSGWPLVTRLAALAHLGSYLIHPLLLAMVLLSLPLMALGVDPAAPLSFLSLTSLGPPLLYATAQRQLHPRSWFWRWARLPFLMLLGTGLSFNNSLAVAQGLLGHHSQFLRTPKFHVQRAGDGWQQSRYRLPLEVGTFIELGLALYALAAIGLAAYLGRWWSIPFLAIYAGGYGLMAGVALWQAWEAFLARPEQPASSQDGHPLPTKGRL, from the coding sequence ATGCACACCTTGCTGGTGGTTCTGCTGCAGATCGCATATGCCCTCTCGGTGATCGGCCTGGCCCTCTACGGCTTCCACGCCCTCTGGCTGAGCTGGCACTACCGTCGCTACCAGGAGAAACCACCCTGCAGACGCCCCACCCCAGACCAGGATTGGCCCACGGTCACCGTCCAGTTGCCCATCTACAACGAATATCACGTGGTGGAGCGCCTGATCGACGCCTGCGCCCGCCTGGATTACCCCAGCGACAAGCTGGAAATCCAGGTCCTGGACGACTCCGACGATCAGACCACCGCGCTGGCCCAACGCTGTGCTGCCCGCTGGCGCCGGGCCGGCCGCCAGGTGACGGTGATCCGCCGGGCCTCTCGCCAGGGCTACAAGGCCGGCGCCCTGGCCCACGCCCTGCCCCTGGCCCGGGGCGAGTTCATCGCCATCTTCGACGCGGATTTCATGCCGCCTGCCAACTTCCTGCAGCGTACCGTCCCCTATTTCCTGGACGAGGCCAATGCACGCCTGGGCTTTGTTCAGGCCCGCTGGGGCCACCTGAACGCCGACTACTCCCTGCTCACCCGCTGTCAGGCCCTGGCCCTGGACGGGCACTTCGTGGTGGAGCAGGCCGGGCGGCAGGCCGCGGGCTACCCCTTCGGTTTCAATGGCTCGGCCGGTATCTGGCGTCGGGCCTGCATCGAAGATGAAGCGGTGGGACAGTGGCAGAGCGACACCCTGTGCGAAGACCTGGATCTCAGCTACCGGGCCCAACTGGCCGGCTGGCAGGCCCTCTACCTCAACAGCGTGGAGGCCCCGGCTGAAATCCCCCCCCAGCTCTCGGCCTTCAAACGGCAACAGTTCCGCTGGGCCAAGGGGAGCGTCCAGGCCCTCCGCAAACTGGCCAGGCCGGTCTGGCGCAGCGGCTGGCCCCTGGTCACCCGGCTGGCCGCCCTGGCCCACCTGGGCAGCTACCTGATCCACCCGCTGCTCCTGGCCATGGTGCTCCTCTCGCTGCCCCTCATGGCCCTGGGCGTGGACCCGGCTGCGCCCCTCTCCTTCCTGAGCCTCACTTCCCTGGGGCCGCCCTTGCTCTATGCCACGGCCCAGCGCCAGCTCCATCCCCGAAGCTGGTTCTGGCGTTGGGCGCGCCTGCCCTTTCTGATGCTGCTGGGCACCGGCCTCAGCTTCAACAATTCCCTGGCCGTGGCCCAGGGCCTGCTGGGCCACCACAGCCAGTTCCTCCGTACGCCCAAATTCCACGTGCAGCGGGCCGGCGATGGCTGGCAGCAGAGCCGCTACCGCCTCCCCCTGGAAGTCGGCACCTTCATCGAGCTGGGGCTGGCCCTCTACGCCCTGGCCGCCATCGGGCTGGCTGCCTACCTGGGACGCTGGTGGTCCATCCCGTTCCTGGCCATCTACGCCGGCGGGTATGGGCTCATGGCGGGAGTGGCCCTCTGGCAGGCCTGGGAAGCCTTCCTGGCCCGGCCAGAGCAGCCAGCCAGTAGCCAGGATGGACACCCACTGCCCACCAAAGGCCGGTTGTGA
- a CDS encoding Hpt domain-containing protein has product MNQSMDNNKPDAASSESASLPPAISQEEFQAVVEMIGPDEPDLMVELIDTYLEESGMLVETLLQPPREDNQEARLRAAHSLKSSSASLGALHLSRLCADLEAYLRGRGGELDEERQVQQIVAERERVVLALQAEKARLQQS; this is encoded by the coding sequence ATGAACCAGAGCATGGACAACAACAAGCCTGATGCCGCCTCCTCAGAAAGCGCTTCATTGCCGCCGGCCATCTCCCAGGAAGAGTTCCAGGCGGTCGTGGAGATGATCGGGCCGGACGAACCGGATCTCATGGTGGAACTCATTGACACCTACCTGGAGGAGTCCGGGATGCTGGTTGAGACGCTCCTGCAGCCCCCGCGTGAGGACAATCAGGAGGCCAGGCTGCGCGCGGCCCACAGCCTGAAATCCAGCAGCGCCAGCCTGGGCGCGCTGCACCTCTCTCGTCTCTGTGCGGATCTGGAGGCTTACCTGCGGGGGCGAGGTGGTGAGCTGGACGAGGAGCGCCAGGTTCAGCAAATTGTGGCTGAGCGGGAGCGGGTTGTGCTGGCGCTCCAGGCCGAGAAGGCCCGGCTCCAGCAGTCGTAG